Genomic window (Cyprinus carpio isolate SPL01 chromosome B7, ASM1834038v1, whole genome shotgun sequence):
tgggggttagtaaaaatcagcaaaaaaaaattataagtgaactaaccctttaagcatacCTTTTGAAATCTGATGAGCTGATCTGCAGCTTGATACGCAGAAAGCTTTCCCGGCCTCTTTCTACCTTGTGCAGATGGTGGTAGCAGATGTAGCAGCAGCAAGATGGCAGACATGTCACTGTCCCAGCctacaaataagtaaataaaaacctGGTTAACATTATGTCATAGCATAGCATTCAAAATGACAACTTGCACCATTACGAAAATTAACACTACACACCTACATAACCCACAATAACAAGTAAAACAGTTCCATTCATACCATTCTCAACTTCAGCAGCTGACTCAGCATTGCGCATCAAATCCAAGAGTTCTGTGGTGGGTACAAGTCCACGGCATTCCTTTATTACTTTTGCTTTAAAAGTGGTTGGCCACTTCTCCAAGAATTTGTTGGCCGTGGCCTCACCAAACAGAAATCTGAAATCTTGTTCTATCTGCAATGTAACACACAGGAGCGATGAGTGATACCTAATGCTACATTGGATATTTTGGTGATGCGGTGAATTAAGATGTCATACCAGTCCTGGTGTGTCCAGAAATCGTGGAAAGACCAAGAAGACATCTGTTGAATTGGCTTCATCGTTGACCATTGCTTGCCGATATATGAAGGTCATTTTCATCTTCTCACGGACAGTCTTTTCATCAGCAGAGTGTCTCAAAACAGCAATAGCTGCTTCCACATCCTCATCAGATGACTCTCTGTCAAAGGTGAAGGGCTGACGAACACGACCTGGCCCACCAactaagacaaaataaaatgttaaaaactaattTCTGTACAATTCACAG
Coding sequences:
- the LOC122138013 gene encoding uncharacterized protein LOC122138013; this translates as MYAQGIVALFPYLEDPYSQHGYEHYYDPESGSGYLAWRLKTIQRKTAEERGASVSKSPKVGGPGRVRQPFTFDRESSDEDVEAAIAVLRHSADEKTVREKMKMTFIYRQAMVNDEANSTDVFLVFPRFLDTPGLIEQDFRFLFGEATANKFLEKWPTTFKAKVIKECRGLVPTTELLDLMRNAESAAEVENGWDSDMSAILLLLHLLPPSAQGRKRPGKLSAYQAADQLIRFQKVGTSVQQHLDNITQSSQPYLLAQGSTQSTIHSYFIVVDKHALPCKATGSVGAFDKLFKAHYVFGTSYSSSLSSFFTFVQTTIYNIDMGETKETPRVAELRARMVR